A region from the Vicia villosa cultivar HV-30 ecotype Madison, WI linkage group LG3, Vvil1.0, whole genome shotgun sequence genome encodes:
- the LOC131662148 gene encoding uncharacterized protein LOC131662148 isoform X2 has translation MTSFLIDYTKQNVEKLLNEALKELRYICCFTCIANDFEEEKVWLEAERTSVGQRVKVAKRRGEDVQANALFWEEEADKLIREDTKTKQKCFFGLCPHCLWRYKRGKELENKKDQIKKFMETGKELAIGLPATLPDVERYSSRHYISFKSRESKYKELLDALEDDTNYIIGLQGMGGTGKTTLAKEVGKKLKQSKQFTCIIDTTVSFSPDIKKIQDDIAGPLGMKFDDCSESDRPKKLWKRLTNGEKILLILDDVWGDIDFEEIGIPYSDNHKGCRVLVTTRNVLVCNRLGCSKTIRLELLSEEDAWEMFKHHAGLTEISTQSLLDKGRKIANECKRLPIAIAAIASSLKGKQHREEWDMALKSLQKHVSMHDDVVDDDDLFKIYECLKFSYDNMNDGKAKRLFLLCSVFREDEEISIERLIRLGIGAGLFGENYGNYEDARSQVVISKNKLIDSCLLLEVDQKRVKMHDLVRDAAQRIAIKEIQTIKLYDKNQKAMVEREKNVKYLLWEGKLKSVLSCKLDSSKLQILIVIMYKDGDFHKEKTEVPDSFFENISGLRCFHLCSDFYGATLSLPPSIQSLKNIRSLLFKCVDLGDISIFGSLQSLETLDLDNCKINEFPNELAKLHNLRLLYLKSCDIIRNNPFEVIEECSSLEELYFIHSFNDCCQEITFPMLQRFIVDDDWRFVDDSLSKCLSILHQENRNLLSEKKLKDCMQAVEVLRLRKLRWGWINIIPEIVSMDNGMNDLVELRLSYISQLKCLIDTKRGNSQATSVFSKLVVLQLEEMESLEELCNGPLSFDSFKNLEKLTIKYCNQLRSLFMCNLNLCNLKSLLLIGCPMLFSLFQLTTSRSLVSLEELKILWCRHLEYIITDERKEKESRGEIVADDENDSKRSHKSMFPKLKDLKIDMCCGLEFILPFLSIQDLPSLESFTISYCEKLQYIFGQYVQLGSLKQMILHSLPNLINIFPKCHLTTSSSISRDASKPEKQSEPMKRTVFLWRDICCFGKKNWHKSTSSTSTETPLVSEDKQPDCLIASESDSNSFKIWERVQCLLTQSLFMWNIKEIELVNISKIESIFILSIAPRILLETLTIRYCNNLKHIIIDTGDYESGGNNWHNIFPKLKEVRVEGCMKLKYIFGHYSEAHQNHNEIHLYLPALERLVLRNLPKLVTTCSKHYRTTYPLLEYLVVEKCSQFAIKSIGDLTIPLVSKSLDTTIKKELNGNMDHFLALKSLRVYDCKVENIYFLNEVHEQQMNLGLQYIELHDLPTTTCLLVGPKNSFSLNHLTRIKIFRCEKLEIVFSTSLLRCLPQFLFLRIQECKELKHIIKDDLKNENSTNFQSTNTYFPKLEILCVVNCNKLKYVFQTSVCKVLPNLKALMIRESYELEEIFKSEGDDQNLEIPNLNVVAFINLPNLCKDQEVHFEGVNYRLVRNCHKLSLTSASKSDRIGNIIYFVDKIDTEIFMELSILLQPLKEVYKSQYTCNENTSSEITQEFAAGVEAETTPGQILTSSQVLMNEQSMDQQLLMNQQHSLRETDDTTIKPQLAGSTTQEKYLAANSSSISETKNEPPIQLVAPKQKGIEISDEEGITSTNVETLTSSTHSKSDSSSSPHLELVSSSSDPLITSEFKPSSESLQKDGDCQIATTSLPIATSEKFFEGEVSLNIFPESNDEGEYSFIILSDTNDEVSLNDDAFIKVISSNVKEENPKEGDIGVSKSNPSSSIISTIASQFPSISSKEEPSQMDEDLSSTLAVTRELEQLASKQHLNHENLYLLNDFLAKHPSLCLRDNSLSNRYKGYAYNLLAELLKFLQTHSVLDVLGSRRSELVELLQDVRSFAFDKDWLDGVERRIIHQEAVLNAPIGY, from the exons ATGACGAGTTTTCTGATTGATTACACGAAGCAAAATGTAGAGAAATTGTTAAATGAAGCGCTGAAAGAATTACGTTATATATGTTGCTTCACTTGCATTGctaatgattttgaagaagaaaaagTCTGGTTGGAAGCAGAAAGGACATCTGTTGGGCAGCGTGTTAAGGTTGCAAAAAGAAGAGGAGAAGATGTTCAAGCTAATGCTCTTTTTTGGGAAGAAGAAGCTGATAAGCTCATTCGAGAAGacaccaaaacaaaacaaaaatgtttttttggaTTATGTCCTCATTGCTTATGGCGATACAAAAGGGGAAAGGAACTGGAAAATAAGAAAGACCAAATAAAAAAGTTTATGGAAACTGGAAAGGAACTTGCAATCGGCCTCCCTGCTACTCTTCCAGATGTTGAACGTTATTCATCCCGACACTATATCTCTTTTAAAAGTAGAGAATCCAAATATAAAGAGCTTCTGGATGCACTGGAAGACGACACCAATTATATAATCGGGTTGCAAGGGATGGGGGGTACAGGAAAAACTACATTGGCCAAAGAAGTGGGTAAGAAACTTAAGCAATCCAAACAATTTACGTGCATTATTGATACAACAGTATCATTTTCTCCTGATATTAAAAAGATTCAAGATGATATTGCTGGACCCTTGGGAATGAAATTTGATGACTGTAGTGAATCAGATAGACCCAAAAAACTATGGAAAAGATTAACTaatggtgaaaagattcttctaATATTGGATGATGTTTGGGGAGATATTGATTTTGAAGAAATAGGGATTCCATATAGTGACAATCACAAAGGTTGTCGAGTTCTTGTAACCACGCGCAATGTGTTGGTATGCAACAGATTAGGATGCAGTAAGACAATCAGATTGGAgctcttatctgaagaagatgcGTGGGAAATGTTCAAACATCATGCTGGTCTTACTGAAATTTCAACTCAAAGTTTGCTCGACAAGGGTCGTAAAATTGCAAATGAGTGCAAAAGATTACCAATTGCAATAGCGGCGATCGCTAGTAGTTTGAAAGGAAAACAACATCGGGAAGAATGGGACATGGCCTTAAAATCCTTGCAAAAACATGTGTCAATGCACGatgatgttgttgatgatgatgatttgtttaaaatatatgagTGCTTGAAATTTAGCTATGATAATATGAATGATGGAAAGGCCAAAAGACTATTCCTTTTGTGTTCTGTATTTCgagaagatgaagaaatttctattgaaaGATTAATAAGACTGGGCATAGGAGCTGGCCTTTTTGGGGAAAATTATGGCAACTACGAAGATGCTCGAAGTCAAGTAGTTATATCCAAAAATAAACTCATAGATTCTTGTTTATTGTTGGAGGTAGATCAAAAGAGAGTGAAAATGCATGACTTGGTTCGTGATGCAGCCCAAAGGATTGCGATTAAAGAGATCCAAACAATAAAGTTGTATGATAAAAATCAAAAGGCAATGGTTGAAAGGGAGAAGAATGTTAAATATTTGTTATGGGAAGGAAAACTAAAGAGCGTGCTTTCATGCAAGCTTGATAGTTCAAAGCTCCAAATTCTAATTGTTATCATGTATAAGGACGGTGATTTCCATAAAGAGAAAACCGAAGTCCCAGactcattttttgaaaatattagcGGTCTTCGATGTTTTCACTTATGTAGTGATTTTTATGGAGCAACTCTATCATTACCTCCATCAATTCAATCTTTGAAGAATATTCGATCTCTTCTTTTTAAGTGTGTTGATTTGGGTGATATCTCTATTTTCGGAAGTCTGCAAAGTCTTGAGACACttgatttggataattgtaaAATCAATGAATTTCCAAATGAACTTGCAAAACTACACAATCTTAGATTGTTGTACTTGAAAAGTTGTGATATTATAAGGAATAATCCATTTGAAGTGATTGAAGAATGCTCCTCACTCGAAGAGTTGTATTTCATACACAGTTTTAATGATTGTTGCCAAGAAATAACCTTTCCAATGCTACAAAGATTTATAGTGGATGATGATTGGAGGTTTGTGGATGATTCACTATCAAAATGCTTGTCTATTTTACATCAAGAAAATAGAAATTTATTGTCTGAAAAAAAACTCAAGGATTGTATGCAAGCAGTAGAGGTTCTTAGACTAAGAAAACTTCGGTGGGGATGGATAAATATCATACCTGAGATTGTTTCTATGGATAATGGTATGAATGATCTCGTCGAGCTTAGATTGAGTTACATTTCACAACTTAAGTGTCTCATTGACACTAAGCGTGGAAATTCTCAAGCAACATCTGTCTTCTCCAAGTTGGTTGTATTACAATTGGAAGAAATGGAAAGTTTGGAAGAATTGTGCAATGGTCCTCTTTCTTTTGATTCATTCAAGAATTTAGAGAAGCTGACCATCAAGTATTGCAATCAGTTGCGAAGCTTATTTATGTGCAACTTAAATCTCTGCAATCTAAAGAGCTTGTTATTGATAGGATGTCCGATGTTGTTCTCTCTATTTCAACTTACTACTTCTCGTAGCCTAGTGTCATTGGAGGAATTGAAAAtactttggtgcaggcatcttgAATACATAATAACAGacgaaagaaaagagaaagaatcgAGAGGAGAAATAGTTGCTGATGATGAAAATGATAGCAAGAGGAGTCACAAATCAATGTTTCCAAAACTTAAAGATCTTAAAATTGATATGTGTTGTGGGTTAGAATTTATACTTCCATTTCTATCTATTCAGGATCTTCCGTCACTTGAATCTTTTACAATAAGTTATTGTGAGAAGCTGCAATACATATTTGGCCAATATGTACAACTTGGTTCTCTAAAACAAATGATTCTTCATTCTTTGcccaatttaataaatatttttccaaaatgtCATCTTACCACATCTTCTTCCATTTCTAGAGATGCCTCCAAGCCAGAAAAACAATCAGAACCTATGAAACGCACTGTCTTTTTATGGAGAGATATATGTTGCTTTGGTAAAAAAAACTGGCACAAATCCACGAGTTCTACGAGTACTGAAACCCCATTGGTTTCTGAAGATAAACAGCCGGATTGCTTAATAGCTTCG GAATCCGATTCCAATTCCTTCAAGATATGGGAACGTGTTCAATGTCTTTTGACACAATCACTCTTCATGTGGAATATTAAAGAGATTGAATTAGTTAATATTTCAAAGATAGAATCAATATTTATCCTATCTATTGCTCCAAGAATATTGTTGGAAACTTTGACAATTAGGTACTGTAATAATTTGAAGCACATAATAATAGACACCGGAGATTATGAAAGTGGTGGCAACAACTGGCACAATATCTTCCCAAAATTAAAAGAGGTCAGGGTCGAAGGTTGCATGAAGTTAAAATACATATTTGGACATTACTCGGAGGCTCATCAAAACCATAATGAGATTCACCTTTATCTTCCAGCTTTGGAACGTCTCGTTCTTAGGAATCTGCCAAAGTTAGTCACCACGTGTTCCAAACATTATCGCACAACATATCCACTTTTGGAATATCTTGTAGTTGAGAAGTGCTCACAGTTTGCTATCAAATCTATTGGCGATCTCACAATTCCTTTGGTTTCAAAATCTCTCGACACTACAATCAAGAAG GAATTGAATGGGAACATGGATCATTTTCTTGCTTTAAAAAGTCTCAGGGTGTATGATTGCAAAgtagaaaatatatattttctgaaTGAAGTACATGAACAACAAATGAACTTAGGTTTGCAGTACATTGAGTTGCATGATCTTCCTACGACAACTTGTTTGTTGGTTGGTCCCAAAAATTCATTTTCCCTCAATCACCTTACACGGATAAAAATCTTCCGATGCGAAAAATTGGAAATTGTGTTTTCCACTTCTCTATTAAGATGCCTACCACAATTTCTTTTTCTGAGAATACAAGAATGCAAAGAGTTGAAGCATATTATTAAAGATGATTTGAAGAATGAAAATTCCACAAATTTTCAGTCTACAAACACATACTTCCCAAAGCTAGAAATACTTTGTGTGGTAAACTGCAACAAGCTCAAATACGTCTTTCAGACTTCCGTATGCAAAGTGCTTCCAAATCTAAAGGCTCTGATGATAAGAGAATCATATGAGCTAGAAGAAATATTCAAAAGTGAAGGTGATGATCAAAATCTTGAGATTCCAAATCTGAATGTTGTAGCATTCATCAATCTGCCAAACCTCTGCAAAGATCAGGAAGTGCATTTTGAGGGTGTAAATTATCGTCTTGTACGTAATTGTCATAAACTCTCTCTGACTTCAGCGTCAAAATCCGACCGGATTGGTaacattatttattttgttgacaAAATAG ATACTGAAATCTTTATGGAATTGTCGATTCTATTGCAACCATTAAAAGAAGTGTACAAAAGCCAGTACACCTGTAATGAAAATACAAGTTCAGAAATCACTCAAGAATTTGCAGCTGGGGTTGAAGCGGAAACAACACCAGGACAGATATTGACTTCTTCACAG GTGTTGATGAATGAACAATCAATGGATCAACAACTTTTGATGAACCAACAACACTCACTTCGAGAAACTGATGATACTACCATCAAACCACAG TTGGCTGGTTctactacacaagaaaaataTTTAGCAGCAAATTCGTCTTCCATTTCAGAAACAAAGAATGAGCCACCTATACAATTAGTTGCTCCTAAACAAAAG GGTATTGAAATAAGTGATGAAGAAGGAATTACATCAACTAATGTTGAGACTTTAACATCCTCAACTCATTCAAAATCAGACAGTTCATCATCACCTCATTTGGAATTAGTCAGTTCGTCATCAGATCCATTAATTACTTCTGAGTTTAAACCATCTTCAGAG TCTTTGCAGAAAGATGGTGATTGCCAAATAGCCACAACCTCTTTGCCCATTGCCACTTCGGAGAAATTTTTTGAAGGTGAAGTGTCTTTGAATATATTTCCAGAGAGCAATGATGAAGGTGAATACTCTTTTATTATACTTTCAGATACCAATGATGAAG TTTCTCTAAATGATGATGCTTTCATAAAAGTAATAAGCTCAAATGTTAAGGAAGAGAATCCTAAGGAGGGTGACATAGGAGTTTCCAAATCTAATCCCTCTTCTAGCATCATATCCACTATTGCATCTCAGTTTCCTTCAATTTCTTCCAAAG AAGAACCTTCTCAAATGGATGAAGATTTAAGTTCAACTTTGGCTGTCACAAGGGAGCTCGAGCAACTAGCTTCCAAGCAGCATTTGAATCACGAGAACTTATATTTGTTGAATGATTTCCTTGCCAAGCATCCTTCTCTTTGTCTAAGAGATAATTCGCTTAGTAATAGATACAAGGGCTATGCCTACAACTTACTAGCTGAGCTATTGAAATTCCTCCAAACGCACAGTGTGCTTGATGTATTGGGCTCACGCCGGTCTGAACTTGTTGAGTTATTACAAGATGTGCGCAGCTTTGCTTTTGATAAAGATTGGTTAGATGGTGTCGAAAGGCGTATTATTCATCAAGAGGCGGTTTTAAATGCCCCTATTGGCTATTAG
- the LOC131662148 gene encoding uncharacterized protein LOC131662148 isoform X1, protein MTSFLIDYTKQNVEKLLNEALKELRYICCFTCIANDFEEEKVWLEAERTSVGQRVKVAKRRGEDVQANALFWEEEADKLIREDTKTKQKCFFGLCPHCLWRYKRGKELENKKDQIKKFMETGKELAIGLPATLPDVERYSSRHYISFKSRESKYKELLDALEDDTNYIIGLQGMGGTGKTTLAKEVGKKLKQSKQFTCIIDTTVSFSPDIKKIQDDIAGPLGMKFDDCSESDRPKKLWKRLTNGEKILLILDDVWGDIDFEEIGIPYSDNHKGCRVLVTTRNVLVCNRLGCSKTIRLELLSEEDAWEMFKHHAGLTEISTQSLLDKGRKIANECKRLPIAIAAIASSLKGKQHREEWDMALKSLQKHVSMHDDVVDDDDLFKIYECLKFSYDNMNDGKAKRLFLLCSVFREDEEISIERLIRLGIGAGLFGENYGNYEDARSQVVISKNKLIDSCLLLEVDQKRVKMHDLVRDAAQRIAIKEIQTIKLYDKNQKAMVEREKNVKYLLWEGKLKSVLSCKLDSSKLQILIVIMYKDGDFHKEKTEVPDSFFENISGLRCFHLCSDFYGATLSLPPSIQSLKNIRSLLFKCVDLGDISIFGSLQSLETLDLDNCKINEFPNELAKLHNLRLLYLKSCDIIRNNPFEVIEECSSLEELYFIHSFNDCCQEITFPMLQRFIVDDDWRFVDDSLSKCLSILHQENRNLLSEKKLKDCMQAVEVLRLRKLRWGWINIIPEIVSMDNGMNDLVELRLSYISQLKCLIDTKRGNSQATSVFSKLVVLQLEEMESLEELCNGPLSFDSFKNLEKLTIKYCNQLRSLFMCNLNLCNLKSLLLIGCPMLFSLFQLTTSRSLVSLEELKILWCRHLEYIITDERKEKESRGEIVADDENDSKRSHKSMFPKLKDLKIDMCCGLEFILPFLSIQDLPSLESFTISYCEKLQYIFGQYVQLGSLKQMILHSLPNLINIFPKCHLTTSSSISRDASKPEKQSEPMKRTVFLWRDICCFGKKNWHKSTSSTSTETPLVSEDKQPDCLIASESDSNSFKIWERVQCLLTQSLFMWNIKEIELVNISKIESIFILSIAPRILLETLTIRYCNNLKHIIIDTGDYESGGNNWHNIFPKLKEVRVEGCMKLKYIFGHYSEAHQNHNEIHLYLPALERLVLRNLPKLVTTCSKHYRTTYPLLEYLVVEKCSQFAIKSIGDLTIPLVSKSLDTTIKKQELNGNMDHFLALKSLRVYDCKVENIYFLNEVHEQQMNLGLQYIELHDLPTTTCLLVGPKNSFSLNHLTRIKIFRCEKLEIVFSTSLLRCLPQFLFLRIQECKELKHIIKDDLKNENSTNFQSTNTYFPKLEILCVVNCNKLKYVFQTSVCKVLPNLKALMIRESYELEEIFKSEGDDQNLEIPNLNVVAFINLPNLCKDQEVHFEGVNYRLVRNCHKLSLTSASKSDRIGNIIYFVDKIDTEIFMELSILLQPLKEVYKSQYTCNENTSSEITQEFAAGVEAETTPGQILTSSQVLMNEQSMDQQLLMNQQHSLRETDDTTIKPQLAGSTTQEKYLAANSSSISETKNEPPIQLVAPKQKGIEISDEEGITSTNVETLTSSTHSKSDSSSSPHLELVSSSSDPLITSEFKPSSESLQKDGDCQIATTSLPIATSEKFFEGEVSLNIFPESNDEGEYSFIILSDTNDEVSLNDDAFIKVISSNVKEENPKEGDIGVSKSNPSSSIISTIASQFPSISSKEEPSQMDEDLSSTLAVTRELEQLASKQHLNHENLYLLNDFLAKHPSLCLRDNSLSNRYKGYAYNLLAELLKFLQTHSVLDVLGSRRSELVELLQDVRSFAFDKDWLDGVERRIIHQEAVLNAPIGY, encoded by the exons ATGACGAGTTTTCTGATTGATTACACGAAGCAAAATGTAGAGAAATTGTTAAATGAAGCGCTGAAAGAATTACGTTATATATGTTGCTTCACTTGCATTGctaatgattttgaagaagaaaaagTCTGGTTGGAAGCAGAAAGGACATCTGTTGGGCAGCGTGTTAAGGTTGCAAAAAGAAGAGGAGAAGATGTTCAAGCTAATGCTCTTTTTTGGGAAGAAGAAGCTGATAAGCTCATTCGAGAAGacaccaaaacaaaacaaaaatgtttttttggaTTATGTCCTCATTGCTTATGGCGATACAAAAGGGGAAAGGAACTGGAAAATAAGAAAGACCAAATAAAAAAGTTTATGGAAACTGGAAAGGAACTTGCAATCGGCCTCCCTGCTACTCTTCCAGATGTTGAACGTTATTCATCCCGACACTATATCTCTTTTAAAAGTAGAGAATCCAAATATAAAGAGCTTCTGGATGCACTGGAAGACGACACCAATTATATAATCGGGTTGCAAGGGATGGGGGGTACAGGAAAAACTACATTGGCCAAAGAAGTGGGTAAGAAACTTAAGCAATCCAAACAATTTACGTGCATTATTGATACAACAGTATCATTTTCTCCTGATATTAAAAAGATTCAAGATGATATTGCTGGACCCTTGGGAATGAAATTTGATGACTGTAGTGAATCAGATAGACCCAAAAAACTATGGAAAAGATTAACTaatggtgaaaagattcttctaATATTGGATGATGTTTGGGGAGATATTGATTTTGAAGAAATAGGGATTCCATATAGTGACAATCACAAAGGTTGTCGAGTTCTTGTAACCACGCGCAATGTGTTGGTATGCAACAGATTAGGATGCAGTAAGACAATCAGATTGGAgctcttatctgaagaagatgcGTGGGAAATGTTCAAACATCATGCTGGTCTTACTGAAATTTCAACTCAAAGTTTGCTCGACAAGGGTCGTAAAATTGCAAATGAGTGCAAAAGATTACCAATTGCAATAGCGGCGATCGCTAGTAGTTTGAAAGGAAAACAACATCGGGAAGAATGGGACATGGCCTTAAAATCCTTGCAAAAACATGTGTCAATGCACGatgatgttgttgatgatgatgatttgtttaaaatatatgagTGCTTGAAATTTAGCTATGATAATATGAATGATGGAAAGGCCAAAAGACTATTCCTTTTGTGTTCTGTATTTCgagaagatgaagaaatttctattgaaaGATTAATAAGACTGGGCATAGGAGCTGGCCTTTTTGGGGAAAATTATGGCAACTACGAAGATGCTCGAAGTCAAGTAGTTATATCCAAAAATAAACTCATAGATTCTTGTTTATTGTTGGAGGTAGATCAAAAGAGAGTGAAAATGCATGACTTGGTTCGTGATGCAGCCCAAAGGATTGCGATTAAAGAGATCCAAACAATAAAGTTGTATGATAAAAATCAAAAGGCAATGGTTGAAAGGGAGAAGAATGTTAAATATTTGTTATGGGAAGGAAAACTAAAGAGCGTGCTTTCATGCAAGCTTGATAGTTCAAAGCTCCAAATTCTAATTGTTATCATGTATAAGGACGGTGATTTCCATAAAGAGAAAACCGAAGTCCCAGactcattttttgaaaatattagcGGTCTTCGATGTTTTCACTTATGTAGTGATTTTTATGGAGCAACTCTATCATTACCTCCATCAATTCAATCTTTGAAGAATATTCGATCTCTTCTTTTTAAGTGTGTTGATTTGGGTGATATCTCTATTTTCGGAAGTCTGCAAAGTCTTGAGACACttgatttggataattgtaaAATCAATGAATTTCCAAATGAACTTGCAAAACTACACAATCTTAGATTGTTGTACTTGAAAAGTTGTGATATTATAAGGAATAATCCATTTGAAGTGATTGAAGAATGCTCCTCACTCGAAGAGTTGTATTTCATACACAGTTTTAATGATTGTTGCCAAGAAATAACCTTTCCAATGCTACAAAGATTTATAGTGGATGATGATTGGAGGTTTGTGGATGATTCACTATCAAAATGCTTGTCTATTTTACATCAAGAAAATAGAAATTTATTGTCTGAAAAAAAACTCAAGGATTGTATGCAAGCAGTAGAGGTTCTTAGACTAAGAAAACTTCGGTGGGGATGGATAAATATCATACCTGAGATTGTTTCTATGGATAATGGTATGAATGATCTCGTCGAGCTTAGATTGAGTTACATTTCACAACTTAAGTGTCTCATTGACACTAAGCGTGGAAATTCTCAAGCAACATCTGTCTTCTCCAAGTTGGTTGTATTACAATTGGAAGAAATGGAAAGTTTGGAAGAATTGTGCAATGGTCCTCTTTCTTTTGATTCATTCAAGAATTTAGAGAAGCTGACCATCAAGTATTGCAATCAGTTGCGAAGCTTATTTATGTGCAACTTAAATCTCTGCAATCTAAAGAGCTTGTTATTGATAGGATGTCCGATGTTGTTCTCTCTATTTCAACTTACTACTTCTCGTAGCCTAGTGTCATTGGAGGAATTGAAAAtactttggtgcaggcatcttgAATACATAATAACAGacgaaagaaaagagaaagaatcgAGAGGAGAAATAGTTGCTGATGATGAAAATGATAGCAAGAGGAGTCACAAATCAATGTTTCCAAAACTTAAAGATCTTAAAATTGATATGTGTTGTGGGTTAGAATTTATACTTCCATTTCTATCTATTCAGGATCTTCCGTCACTTGAATCTTTTACAATAAGTTATTGTGAGAAGCTGCAATACATATTTGGCCAATATGTACAACTTGGTTCTCTAAAACAAATGATTCTTCATTCTTTGcccaatttaataaatatttttccaaaatgtCATCTTACCACATCTTCTTCCATTTCTAGAGATGCCTCCAAGCCAGAAAAACAATCAGAACCTATGAAACGCACTGTCTTTTTATGGAGAGATATATGTTGCTTTGGTAAAAAAAACTGGCACAAATCCACGAGTTCTACGAGTACTGAAACCCCATTGGTTTCTGAAGATAAACAGCCGGATTGCTTAATAGCTTCG GAATCCGATTCCAATTCCTTCAAGATATGGGAACGTGTTCAATGTCTTTTGACACAATCACTCTTCATGTGGAATATTAAAGAGATTGAATTAGTTAATATTTCAAAGATAGAATCAATATTTATCCTATCTATTGCTCCAAGAATATTGTTGGAAACTTTGACAATTAGGTACTGTAATAATTTGAAGCACATAATAATAGACACCGGAGATTATGAAAGTGGTGGCAACAACTGGCACAATATCTTCCCAAAATTAAAAGAGGTCAGGGTCGAAGGTTGCATGAAGTTAAAATACATATTTGGACATTACTCGGAGGCTCATCAAAACCATAATGAGATTCACCTTTATCTTCCAGCTTTGGAACGTCTCGTTCTTAGGAATCTGCCAAAGTTAGTCACCACGTGTTCCAAACATTATCGCACAACATATCCACTTTTGGAATATCTTGTAGTTGAGAAGTGCTCACAGTTTGCTATCAAATCTATTGGCGATCTCACAATTCCTTTGGTTTCAAAATCTCTCGACACTACAATCAAGAAG CAGGAATTGAATGGGAACATGGATCATTTTCTTGCTTTAAAAAGTCTCAGGGTGTATGATTGCAAAgtagaaaatatatattttctgaaTGAAGTACATGAACAACAAATGAACTTAGGTTTGCAGTACATTGAGTTGCATGATCTTCCTACGACAACTTGTTTGTTGGTTGGTCCCAAAAATTCATTTTCCCTCAATCACCTTACACGGATAAAAATCTTCCGATGCGAAAAATTGGAAATTGTGTTTTCCACTTCTCTATTAAGATGCCTACCACAATTTCTTTTTCTGAGAATACAAGAATGCAAAGAGTTGAAGCATATTATTAAAGATGATTTGAAGAATGAAAATTCCACAAATTTTCAGTCTACAAACACATACTTCCCAAAGCTAGAAATACTTTGTGTGGTAAACTGCAACAAGCTCAAATACGTCTTTCAGACTTCCGTATGCAAAGTGCTTCCAAATCTAAAGGCTCTGATGATAAGAGAATCATATGAGCTAGAAGAAATATTCAAAAGTGAAGGTGATGATCAAAATCTTGAGATTCCAAATCTGAATGTTGTAGCATTCATCAATCTGCCAAACCTCTGCAAAGATCAGGAAGTGCATTTTGAGGGTGTAAATTATCGTCTTGTACGTAATTGTCATAAACTCTCTCTGACTTCAGCGTCAAAATCCGACCGGATTGGTaacattatttattttgttgacaAAATAG ATACTGAAATCTTTATGGAATTGTCGATTCTATTGCAACCATTAAAAGAAGTGTACAAAAGCCAGTACACCTGTAATGAAAATACAAGTTCAGAAATCACTCAAGAATTTGCAGCTGGGGTTGAAGCGGAAACAACACCAGGACAGATATTGACTTCTTCACAG GTGTTGATGAATGAACAATCAATGGATCAACAACTTTTGATGAACCAACAACACTCACTTCGAGAAACTGATGATACTACCATCAAACCACAG TTGGCTGGTTctactacacaagaaaaataTTTAGCAGCAAATTCGTCTTCCATTTCAGAAACAAAGAATGAGCCACCTATACAATTAGTTGCTCCTAAACAAAAG GGTATTGAAATAAGTGATGAAGAAGGAATTACATCAACTAATGTTGAGACTTTAACATCCTCAACTCATTCAAAATCAGACAGTTCATCATCACCTCATTTGGAATTAGTCAGTTCGTCATCAGATCCATTAATTACTTCTGAGTTTAAACCATCTTCAGAG TCTTTGCAGAAAGATGGTGATTGCCAAATAGCCACAACCTCTTTGCCCATTGCCACTTCGGAGAAATTTTTTGAAGGTGAAGTGTCTTTGAATATATTTCCAGAGAGCAATGATGAAGGTGAATACTCTTTTATTATACTTTCAGATACCAATGATGAAG TTTCTCTAAATGATGATGCTTTCATAAAAGTAATAAGCTCAAATGTTAAGGAAGAGAATCCTAAGGAGGGTGACATAGGAGTTTCCAAATCTAATCCCTCTTCTAGCATCATATCCACTATTGCATCTCAGTTTCCTTCAATTTCTTCCAAAG AAGAACCTTCTCAAATGGATGAAGATTTAAGTTCAACTTTGGCTGTCACAAGGGAGCTCGAGCAACTAGCTTCCAAGCAGCATTTGAATCACGAGAACTTATATTTGTTGAATGATTTCCTTGCCAAGCATCCTTCTCTTTGTCTAAGAGATAATTCGCTTAGTAATAGATACAAGGGCTATGCCTACAACTTACTAGCTGAGCTATTGAAATTCCTCCAAACGCACAGTGTGCTTGATGTATTGGGCTCACGCCGGTCTGAACTTGTTGAGTTATTACAAGATGTGCGCAGCTTTGCTTTTGATAAAGATTGGTTAGATGGTGTCGAAAGGCGTATTATTCATCAAGAGGCGGTTTTAAATGCCCCTATTGGCTATTAG